The Papaver somniferum cultivar HN1 chromosome 6, ASM357369v1, whole genome shotgun sequence genome segment CTACCAAAGATATCTGGTTAAACTGCATGATTGAAGTTATTCCTTTCGGATTCTAAAATCGAAATGTCAGGACGCACAGTAAATAGATACATATATCCTGAGTTGTTCTTGAGcataaattagaagaaaaaaaacaaaaaacatcttACTAACTAGATGAAAATATTAATAAGTTACATCCTGTTTTTCTGACCTACAAGTACactctttttcctttaaaatTGGAGGAGTGCCAAGGCTCAAGAGCCTTTCCCATTTCTTTCATCTTGTAGTAGAACAACAAATAAATAGAATGTAACAGCCAATGTAAAACCAGATAAAGCATATATGAGTAATTACTCTAATATCTTACTCTGCTGATACCTCTTCACCACTTTTCTCTTCCTTTTCGGCCTCTAGCAAGGGCTCCTCATTTGTTTCAGATTCTTCAACTTGAGATGTATTTTCATTTTCACCTGTAGTTGAAGATACAGGGTTGTTTCCTGCTTCCTCTTTCTCCGAACTTGTACTAGATCCTTCATTCTGTGTTGTGTTTACGTCCTCATTTTTTTCAGCATTCTCACCCTGGGTTGTCTCCGAGTTCAGGTTTGCTGTTGAGGTTGAAGACTCagacttgttttctgttttcattgTCTCAACACCCCCACCAGTTTCTGTACTCAAGTTCTCTGTTTTCTCATTCTCCTCAATTTTTTCAGAACTCTCGCTTTGCGTTGTATCTGAATTTTCATTTGCTGTTGAAGTTGACAAAGACGAGTCGTTTTCTGTCTCTTTTTTCTCTGCAGCTGACTCGGATTCTTTGTTTTCTGCCCCATTGGCATTTTCAGAATTCTCATTCTTTAGAAGCGTTTCAGAATTCTCACTTTGGTTAACATCAACCATCTCACTCCTTTCTGCGACAGTTTCAGATTTATCACTCGCAGCTGCACTGTCACTTGTATCCAAAGATACTAAACTATCTTCCACTCCAGCTACTGTCGTATTTGATTTTGTGGACGACACTTCATCGGGTAAAACAGTCTCCAAATTACCAGTTGAATCAGTTAGTTCTCCCTTAGCTGAATCAGATGTCACATTTGCAGAAGGTGCCAGTGAAATGGATGAAGATTGCTCCACCTTCACGTCTGCGTCAGGAGTTTCAGTCTGATTAGCTACAACAGTTTGCTGTGTCACCTCGGTCTGATCCTGAGTGGAACCTGAGTTCACATCTGTTGCATTTTGTAGAAAGGAACTAGGAGAAGCTGCAGTCTCAAGGGTCGGAACACTATTTACTTCTGGTTGATCATTAGATTCTGCAGTATTTGTGGAGTTAGATAGAGAAGAAAGAGGAGTCTCGGTTTTGTTATCTTCACCAATAGTAGCAATTTTCTCATCTTCTGACTTCGAGCCCGAATCATGCTGATCAGAGGTAACTTCTTCAGCGATGTTGCTTTCCTGTTCATCAGTTTCTTTCTTTTCTACTTGCTCTCCATCTGAGTTTACTGAACCACCATTTTCAGTTTCAGACTCTACGTCTTGGTTGTCTCGAACTACGGCACTTGAAGCATCATCACCTTTGTAGTTTTCCTCTCTTGCTTCCTGGGTGTTCTTGTCCTTGGCAGAATTTTCACTCTCATTCTTCGATTCACTctcattcttctcttctttttcttcactctcattcttctcttctttttcttcactcTCGTTCTTCTCTTCACTctcattcttctcttctttctcttcaccCTCATTTTCGTCCCCTTTGACATTCTTCTCATCTTTCTCTTCACCCTCATTTTCTTCCCCATTGACATTCTCCTCTTGTACATCCTGAGTGTGAAACTCCTCATCCTCGGACGAACTTTCACTGTCTTTCTTCTCTTCAGTTTCTTCATTCTCATTTTCATCTTGTTCCTTGTCATTTTCATCAACAGGTTCCACTTCTTTCTCAGTTTGACCCTCAGAATGCTCTTGATTGTGTTCGTCAATCTCATCATCACCAACTCCTCCCATATGAATCTCCATCTCTGCTGGCTtctctttttcctcttcttcctcatcttgGTTATCTTCTTCCTCCCCATTGTTCTCATTCTCAGAATTTGTTTTTTCTACTTGAGGTAGAAGACCCTTCCTCCCAATCTTCGAAATCTCATGTACATTGCTGCCTAATTTTTCAGAGACATTCGTGATGCTTTCTTCTCCGGTGTCATCTGATTTGTTGACTTTATGAAGTAACCAGATGCAAACAACAAGCAAAACACCCAATTGAATAGCATGTTTTACCTTGAAGCCCCCTTTTGATCTCTGATTCCTACTCGATTGCTTAAACATGATGGAATTTCTAAAATCCAACCACTATATATGTCTCTTTACCGATACCAATAAGAGGCTGTAACAACCTAAACACACCAGCATAATCCGAATTAGAAAgggcttattaaaaaaaaatgaatcaatAAACAGCAAAGAATGATCCTTGACTATTTCTAGCCAGTAATAACTAACAAGAAAATTGAATAGAATATAATGAGACCCAAAATGAAAATCTATTGAATCTCCTCCGGATACAAAAATAAGcatgaaatacaagaaattggtcTGGATTGGCCAAATGTACTAACTATAGATAGTCAAATTTGTAAACTTTTTCACATAAAAATCAAGTGACCAGTGAAGACAAATAAATGTGCAGAATGGGTTTCTGCTGGAGAATTGAAGAAACAATATGTCCAGGAAAATGAAAACTGATGTGATCTTTAAACTGTTAAGAAATTCAGCTTCTTATAAAATTTCCATATATTCTTAATCCAATCTAATAAACACCCAATTTTATCAACCTTAAAAGCTAACAGATCCATAATGTACACAAGAGATCTAATTAGAAAATCAAAGATTCAAACAATAGAGAAAGAGCAGAGATTACCTGGAGAGAGATGATAGAAACCCAGACAGAAATGCTAGAATGTGATCAGTTTTAATAATAAAAAGCAGCTGAATGGGTGTCTTGTTATATCATAAAATAGCGGCAAATGGTTTGACTTTGTGTTGAGGTCAGTTCAGTTAGATCTGCAGAAAAGTCTAAATTTCAACTGAAACGGAGAAGACAATGAGAAGACCCAATAATTCTCAATCTAGTGAGTCTCGGATATGGAGATATTGATGTCTTGTTTTACTCGTAACTTCATTAAATTCTTTACTTGGTTTTCTCACGTGTCGGTGGGAATAATATACTGCCCGTTTCAGTTAACAAGATCCAGTCTTGCGAGTAGTTTAGTCATACAAAAGCTAAAGCTACATTGGTCATTTATCTCTGAAGGTATTAATCGTGCAAGTTTTTATACTTAACATTTTGGAAAAGTAAGACGAGAAAGAAGCTAAAGTGTGTTGTGTCGTTTTTGGTTCTCAAGTTAACTAAATTTTCTTTTCGTCTCTTGGAAGTGTAGAAAAGTAATATCAGAATGAAGAAGTAACATATcgcaaaacaaaatcaaatctaGACATGGAAAATGTAATTTGGACATCATCATATTTGCAGTCAATATCACTCGTATGTCAGTACCTAAGTCTCCAAAAGGTCCTGAATGTGCAATGCTCTAggtaaattttttctaaaatgaGAATAAGACCCGGTCTAGTCGGCATTCACAGCCACTTCCCAAACACCTTTATACCTCAGCTTTGGAAGGGTCTGGTTTTTGCGGTTTTTcccagaaaaatcctgggacggCTAACCATTAGCCGTTCTACACAAAGAAAACGGACAACAATCAAACGTTCTTCAAATAACGGTCAGTGATCACCCGTTTCGGTCAAAACGGTTATTCATTAACCGTTATTCTTATCTTGACCAGTCAAACCCCGTTGAACCGGCTAACCATTAGCCGTTTCCGATTTAGGCAAAAGTTCCAGGAACAACGAACCCTGTTCATTCATTCAGTTTGTGTTCTTCCCCTTTTTCCTTTCTCTTCtcaaacaaaaaccctaaataaccaataaaaacatCACATACACAATTTCAGGATTTGGGGTTTGTTGAGGAAGCTCTTATTGAAAGTTGAGGTTATTTTTGAGGAGGTTAATCATCTCAATAATCAAAGGTATTATCCAATAaacttaaaaccctaattttgtttactttttttcaattgaaaatattttcattaattatGAGATGAATAACATAAATTATATTAGTTACCACTCTGTGAGGACTTGAATTTGTTTaacattgttaattttagtgacttAAATAGTATGTCTAATTGTATAGATTATTTACAAGTTATATTATTTGGTATGATTGAAAATGAGATAATTTAGATTGTATGTCTAATTGTATATGTAATTTACACGTTATAGATATTATCATGGTCATAAAATGCTGCACTTTTGTTGGAATTCATTTGCAAATGTTGGTGGTATTGAACTTTGTTATACTTGAATTCTTGTGTTAAGTTTGTTAGATGTCCATTTTGACACCATTTCATTGTTACTCCGGTGTTGTTGTTAATTGAAGAATGTCTTTAAGGAGATATATGTCAATCAAATTGGGGGTTCGTCTAGCCGATGATTCAGATGACGAAGatacaaatcaaaatcttctcatgCTATATCAATGTATGCTGCAACATACTCATAATTTGCATCAACCCGTTCCAACCCAAGTGACGAAGAGAGAATCAATCAATAGAAATCGTGCGAAGCGGATGCAAGGTTGATGCAGGATTATTTCAATGATGGTTGCACTTGGGGTCCGAAAAAGTTCCATGGCCGTTTAGGTATGTATCGACCCCTTTTCTTAAGAATTATGCACAAAATATGTGAGGTTGACCCCGACTTTCGACAAAcaaaagatgctgcaagaattccAAGTCATAACCCACACATGAAAATGTATGCCTTTATGAAGTGTCTTTGTAAAGGTATCCCACCTGATAGCATTGATGATTATACCCGTATGGCTGCTTCTACTATTTACTATTGTATTAAGAAATTTTGTGATGCAATTATGTTTGGGTTTAATGCGGAATACATGAGACGTCCCACTGTGAATGATATCAAGTGGCTGATGAAGGAGAACACAGCTAGAAGGTTTCCATAAATGCTTGGTAGCCTGGACTGTATGCATTGGGGTTGAAGGGTGTGTCCGATGGACGAGGCATGAACACACACAGGCCATAAAAGTTATCCCACATGTGTTCTTGAGGCGGTTGCTTCATACGATagatggttttggcatggttattTTGGAGTGGGTGGATCAAGCAATGATCTTAATGTTTTGAAGTCCTCCAATTTGtttaatgataatctcaatggtATTGCACCACCTTGTCATTTTACTATCAATGGGAACCAGTTGACGCAGGGGTATTATTTAGTGGATGGAATAAGAGTTACTCTGTGTTAGTCCAAGCTTACGGTGCCCCCAGTGGTATTCTAATTCTAGAGTTATTTAACAAATATCAAATGGCTAAGAGGAAAGATATGGAACGGGCATTCGGGACACTGCAAAGTAAATTTAGGATCATTTACCACATATGTGACTACTGGGAAAAGGAAGATATAAAATCGATCATGAGAACCTGCTTGATATTGCATAATATCGTTGTAGAGGATGAACATCGTGAACTGGCATCAAAATATGTGCCAGACCCACCTAATGCGCCTATAGTTGGAAACTTGAGGCAGACGAGCGAGGCATTACAAAACCCAGTTCTTCAGGAGAGACTTCGTACGGATCTTGCAGCTCATATATGGGAACGACATGGTCAAGTTCTAAGGGATGGTGACATGCCTGGAGATGCGATAGACAACGAGTTGGATTCAGGAGAAGACACAGATGAGGTTGATGTTGATCAGGACCATTACGACCCAGGACAAATTTTTTTGGCCTCCGATTCAGAATGATTTTATTAtgtgtttttttatttatgtaaGCGGTGAGACATGgttactaaaaaaaattaaattaagaaAAAACATTGTATTTggaggaaaatattaaaaacattACATTTGCAGGTACTAAGAGAAAACATTACATTTAGGAAATAAGAAAATACATTACATTTGTTAAATAACACAACATAGAAACACACAACATTAAGATACCTATACAATAAGCATATTATATTCTTTAAATAACTTGATAGATTATAAGATATGTTCTGGATTGATTAACAAATACACTCCAAATATATCGTTAACGTTTGAGTGAAGAAATGTTCACCTTCCTTGCTCAGTAAACTTAATTTGGCTAAAATTACGTCATTATCTGGTTCCCGTAGACAAATCCTAAAAACCCTGCAATTCATCTTGAGGAAAGCTAGGTGAGACCGAAGAGCATTCAAGGATCTTTGGGTCACACCCGCTCTTGAATGAAACTCGACCGACATATCATTCCAAAAAGTTTCAGCTGGCATATCCAAAAAATCTGGTCGATCTACTACAGTGCAAAAGCTTCTCACAAGTTGAATATCTTCTTGTTCACTAAAATTAACCACTATTTTTTCTACAAACTAACAAAAAATAAACTGTAAACCAACAAATTTGATAAATCGAACGGTAAAACTTGAGTGGTGAAATTTATGTTTGGTATTCGATGGTAGTTAAGTAAAACTCAACCTCTTATATATATACATGGTTTGAAATTTGAACGTTAGACAAAGACGGTTAATTTTTATCCGTTCTTCCAGGTAACCGTTAGATTAAAAAGACCGTTGATGATCTAACGACAACCAAAGTACAACGGGTAATTATCAATCGTTTAAACGGGTGACTGTTAGCCGTTTTATTTCTTGTCCGTTAGATATTCAACGGCTAGAATCATCTTGCAGACAAAAATTAGAAACGGCTAATCATATGCCGTTTTAATACAATGGTAATTTTTTGAAAacaccttatatatatatatatatatatatatatatatatatatatatatatatgtgtgtgtgtgtgcgtGATTTTTGGTAACAAATAATTCACACCAATCCAATTCTAGCCATCATATTACTACACTCATCTGAAAATCACTTCAAAATCTTATATAtctttgcaattattttattttttggtttgatttattGTACTTGTTCCAAAACATAATGGTTAATTTTACACGAGCAGAAGATATGGCAATTGCAAAAGCTTATGTTATGTTTGCATCCGATTCAGTAGTCGGGAGGTATCAAGATTCAGAAACTTTCTGGGATAAAATCGAACCGATATACAACCGTACTTTTGGTACACGTACAAACCGGACTCGGAAAGCGCTTCAAAACAGAATGAGTGCCCTTAAAACCGATTGCAGAAGATTTGCTGCAATTGTGGCGGCTTTTCTCAGGAACCCGCCTAGTGGACGGATTGATGAACAAATGGTAAGTTTTGTCATACaaataaggttattaattttaatttcatttcatATGATAATATTAATACAGATGTTTACTTCATTGACACTTCCCCAAAATATGGCTGCAGTACATAGAATCAAGAGTAAAATTTGTTGAAGGAAGGGAGGGAAATCTTGGAAACATGACGTGGTTTTCGAAGTTTTGAGGCAACATGTTGAAGGTTGTGACCCGGAGAATTTAAGAAACCATCATGGTGAACCTAGTCAGTCCACCCCGATTCTTATGGTTATTTCTGA includes the following:
- the LOC113288473 gene encoding cilia- and flagella-associated protein 251-like, with translation MFKQSSRNQRSKGGFKVKHAIQLGVLLVVCIWLLHKVNKSDDTGEESITNVSEKLGSNVHEISKIGRKGLLPQVEKTNSENENNGEEEDNQDEEEEEKEKPAEMEIHMGGVGDDEIDEHNQEHSEGQTEKEVEPVDENDKEQDENENEETEEKKDSESSSEDEEFHTQDVQEENVNGEENEGEEKDEKNVKGDENEGEEKEEKNESEEKNESEEKEEKNESEEKEEKNESESKNESENSAKDKNTQEAREENYKGDDASSAVVRDNQDVESETENGGSVNSDGEQVEKKETDEQESNIAEEVTSDQHDSGSKSEDEKIATIGEDNKTETPLSSLSNSTNTAESNDQPEVNSVPTLETAASPSSFLQNATDVNSGSTQDQTEVTQQTVVANQTETPDADVKVEQSSSISLAPSANVTSDSAKGELTDSTGNLETVLPDEVSSTKSNTTVAGVEDSLVSLDTSDSAAASDKSETVAERSEMVDVNQSENSETLLKNENSENANGAENKESESAAEKKETENDSSLSTSTANENSDTTQSESSEKIEENEKTENLSTETGGGVETMKTENKSESSTSTANLNSETTQGENAEKNEDVNTTQNEGSSTSSEKEEAGNNPVSSTTGENENTSQVEESETNEEPLLEAEKEEKSGEEVSAE